atttatttgttttcattatcTTTTAaactaaattttattttaatcttggcACTTAGGACTGTCAGCTGCCTTGAGTGACATGTTTGTTGTTGAAAGGGCAGAACAGaaatcaaataagtaaataaataaattaaatcgaACTGGCTGCTGGTCCTTTTCCAGATACAAATGAGAGTGCTAGTCATACCCTTTAATGCCCTAAACAGTGTGTGACCAGGATACCTCCTCTCATATGATCTTGCCCATCCACTGTGATTAGCTAGTAAGGTTCTCTTTTGTGTCCAGTTGCCATCTAAAGCACAATTGGTAGGAACACAAGAAAAGGCCTTCCTGGATAGCATCACCTAGCCATTGGAACTCCCTGCTCTGGGAGATTCATATGCTCATTCTTGAGGGCTGACTTTTGGAAACATTGGTGCTTTAGAAGACCTTTAGCTGGATTActgatagatttttttaaaaaacctgaaaaaCTAGGTCCCTTCTTGCTTAAATGTTTACCTGTATTGCTGTTTTGTAGTTTTATCTGCTGCTTTGCCCAGTCTAGTATGTTTTAAAACTGATTTCCCTCTCATCTACCTTGCAGTTATGCTTTAAACTAGAAGGATGGGGTGGATATGAGCGGATAAATACAGCATTGCACAATAAGAGATTTAAGACCAAAACATAGCACATACACAATCCTCATCTGAACAACTGAAGTGGCTAAATCCCTATTACATTACGTTAACATTTTCAGTTCTTGCCTCAAAAGCTTCACTCTTCCTACATGTACAGACCTTTCTCTCATGTTCCGAGAAGCAGACGCCCCATCTCCAGACGTTAAGCCATTCATTGTTCATTTCACCCACCGGTCCCTACACGCTATCATATGATACGGGGTGTTTTATGAGTGTGTATGTGATCATTTTCCTTGTAGGTCCTTTATCTCCAAGGCCACGAAAACTACCCCCCTTGCTGTCTTAAGCTTTCCTTTCCATCGCATCTTCTCGCCAGAGGCCTACTGTGCAGGTTGCCTCCAAGCTGTTCTTAATAGGCAAAACGAGAATGACTAGTTGTCCCTCCCATTTTTGCGCCCTGCCAAGTATAGCTATTCCTTATACTAGCCCCTCGATCCCTCTCCTTCGCTTCATCACCCCATCCGAGGCGCGCGAAAAAGACCGCGACCAAGACAGTGGAACAGGCCCGGCCTCAGCGATACTCACGCTTTCGTGGTCCCATCGCACGTTACTCCGCTTTTCATCTGGGGCCAGGTTCCTGTCCCGGCCCATAAGCTCGTCCAAAAGCTGGGCAGCCGAAATCATGATGCCCGCCCGTGCGCCGGCCTAACTGCCGCTGCTTCCACCACCTTCCCTCCCTTATTGCACACCCAAGCCGCGCCGCTACGAGAGTGACAGAGACAAAATGGCGGCACCCTCGAGCCAGGGCGTTTCCCATAATGCACCACGCAAATCTCGCGTAACCGCCCCTGGGTTTTGTTGTCAAGGCATAGCGTTGCCTTCGCGTAGGCCTTGTCGTTAAGTCTTTATGAAGATTTGTGAAAGGTGCCGTGTAACTTTGCTGATTTTAGGGGCAAGTAATACATCGGTAGCTACTCAGCATCCCAGAGCTCTGACAAAACAAATTCTCTGTGGCGCGCTGAGCAGGGCCTTACAGCAAAGAGCTTACAGATCCTCCGCGTTCAAAAACAGTTTAAATTCTGCAAAGCATCTACACAACCCTCATCTACGCACAGCTTCATTACGCTTCTTCAGAGAGTATCTAAATCAAATAAATTCATGCTTATCCAAACTTTCAAGAACTTCGCACAATACACAAACCTCTATCCAGATTTGCTTTAAATATTCATCAGAGCGCCACAGATCTCACACTTGCTTCACAAAATTTCAAGAACGCTCCAGCTCCTTTTATCCTTCGAACTCTGCTGGGACAGTCCCAATAGAAATAGCTCAATAATCCAAAAGAATTCTAAAATATCACTTTGGCaggaagtaattaaaaaaaactcagcaccATACAATGAAGCAGAATTCCGACACATCGTATTGCTcccttaaaaaaacatttctggcATCCGAGGCAGAATCCCTTCACATTGTCATGCcaagttttttaaataaaacttctAGCATTTGAGGGTGCTTCCACCTCTTAGCACAACAAATCAAAAGGCACTGGGCAGCTActccgtcttttcctccttaatgttttttttttcttctgataagaaaaaagagggaagaattgtggggaaaacatgggagggttacaaatggaagatgacaacatctggatCCGCTGGGGCAATTGCAGAAtgaataaaagcctcacctggaaccACTCCGCGTACTTTCTTCCAGCCCAGTTTTTTGTTCTGCCATTGCCCCgcttcattcatagaattttacagggCATCCAAATGTCACAGTCGTACATTAAGGAGACATACCCGAATCGGTGCCTTATGCCGAAATGGAGGTTAGGACTCTTCTGAGTTGGTTTCAGGGTGGTTGAGATGGGGATAACCAGGATAATAGTTTAACAAAAATGGTTTAATCTCCTTTCCCCAGTACCAATGTTAACAGCTTAATCTTGAAATCATATGCAAAGTGCAAAAGCTCTTGTGTTTAGCTCTATCTTCCCCTCTCTATTACCAtattctctccccccatccccactgccTTAAATTACCCTGCTACATATAGTAGTACGGACTGACTGAATCCTCTCCGGGAAATAATATAAAGGAACAAATTAAACATAACAAACAAGGCAAAACTATAAATCAGTCAATAAGAAGGAAACTTGGTATAGATAGGGTAACTGCCCCTCTCCTCTGTTATTATACAGCTTGAAGTAATTGCCCCTCACTTCTGTAAATTTGTCTACATTCTGCTTATTCATCTATACTACAGTACTTGCTCATGGGGTCCCTGCATAGCAAGTCACTACCCAGTGATTCCCCCTCTGTAATTTTCTTAAATCTCCTGTCACTTGGCCTCAAAAGTTGCTCAAAATGCCAGTGTTGTTATAAATCTCCTCTCTCCATTAACTATTACTGGGCATCTGCTGAAGGACCAATTCTTTTGGATTCTTCTCTCTCTCAATTATTTCCAGTCCGCTGCTCATTGTAACTTTAAGACTTGAGGCTTGTGtttgcttgctttcctcttcctgttttcctttagtcttttagattgtaagtttgTGGGCAGGAACagtcttgctttttttttttttttaattgtatgtaaGCTTCTCTCAGAGCCTTTTTTGCTGAAGTAAAAATGCTTATCTCTCTTGATAAGCATCCTGATTCTCACAGTAAAATGGCCACATGCATtgtcaaaaaaagaggaaatacataaccaaaaaaagaggacgaaAACAGAATAGCTATTtgaataaaatttgcatttgctaatttatatactcagcacaacttttttttaaaaaaatgggaaaagaacAGCACAGCAGAGCATTCAAAGCTGGCAGACATAGCAACTAAATACAGATCCATCAATGACCAAATATTAACCAAAGAGCCATGGGTTTGTAACAGCAGTGatagacctgggcaggatctacattactgctttaaagtggtttatatcagtagtgacaactgttgggcaccaggaaacactccatatacagttttcaaactgttttcaaagtgtcatatcctacttggtgtagatctggctctggacAGTCCTTTAGGAGAGCATCCCACAGTTGCAGTACTCCAACTGAGAAAACCCTATCCTGTGTATACATCCATCATAATTCAGCCAAGTAGGCATAGACATGGAGAAGGGATTCTGATGTTAATCTAAATTTTGTGAAAAGTTGACAGCTCTTAACTATTAAATATTAGAAGCAAGAAGGttttatgaggtttttttttttaaatgttttttttttgggggggggggggttcagaccAATCCCTACACCATAgttatatattttcaaaattctCTCAGCAGTCACAAGGAATGCCAgtcatattctttttttttttaaacacctcaAAATCTTTGATTTTTGAATGTTGTATGGTATGGTACTTAAATTATAATAGTGTCATCTCTCCTGTTTTGGGACTGAGATACTTGATTTTGTTGGAAAtgaaaaagaacaacaacccatCCCAATGTTTAGGAAGTAACTTGGCCTATAGCATGAAACTGAGAAGGCTGGAAGAATGTTGGAAGAcatgggctgagttcggacgacacactaatcaatagttgtttctcattctgttcctattacaccccacccccagtttattagtgtgtcatccaaactcagccatggtttaagtttaccagatcaacattttaaaaaggttaCTCTGCTCCAGTTTATTTCATCTggttttgtatttggtcaagagggcagggctcctgcagctttgttatgaaaagggaatttcaccaggtgctacaggcatacaaatgacacctgctgaaattcccttttctatgcaactgttaaagatacaggagccctgtcctcctttccatatggtcacctgaacccatggtttgttgctgggttgtgaactgttGGCTGTTCGTGATtagcaaaccatggcttgttagcgTAGCTAggagttgtgtgaacccagcccgaATGGCTGTACTTTTTGCATGTAAATATCCCTCCAATCTTGCTTTTACAGCTTTGTTCTGCTGCTAAGCTTGTGTACATAAATCTGCCAGGCTGAGGttaagtctttaagatgccaggtGTTGTTCTTGCTGCAACAGAATAACACAATTACACTTATGGAAATATTTCTAATGTTTCGTTCTTTTTAAGCCAAACTACCTTTAAGGAGGGTCTTGATTCTGGGTTTTGGAACTTTTGGAGCTGCAGTATTTCAGATGTTTGCAGTGTCTTACGGTGCACTCCTAGACacgtctattcaaaagtaagtcccattgagctcggtatggcttactcccaggtaaggcaGCATAGGATTGTAGACACAAGAAtcgccctctagtgtgggaaggagggagggaaaaggcgaATGGAAGCTGCTAATCGTCGTCGGTGGAATTACAAGCAATAGCATTCAGTACGTTTTGTGTGGTATAAAGAACTGATCGCGAAAAGGCTATCTTTTACAGTCACTCATTTTCACAAATAGAAAATGAAACATTTGAAAGATTCTTCTGCTAACTGAAATTAGACCAGGGACTGCATACTGAACGTTTGCGTGCCGGACTGTTGGTAGGAACTAAATATCTAGGTCATCGTTGTCGCACTTATTAGAGTCCCCCTGAGGAGAAGGAAGCAGAACCCGTCTAGATATACTGTAACTATGCAATTAGGAGAAATGGCCTTCAGAAATGTCAAACTCTTTAATTTATGAGCAATAGATAGAAAATAGCTATATATGAGTTTAGGATAAAAGGAATAAGACGTAGGACTTTTCTTTCTGGATGGGTTGGATTTCTGCCCGTGTCTGATTGACTAACGTATTAAAATGATCCATCACCCACATTAGGCAGCTATTTGATTATCCGAAAGTTTGCTGCAAAGAGAATTTCGTAACATGACTTCTGCAATCGAGGAAAAAGAACTTCAGGAGAGATTGAGAGAAGCTGCTGCTTTGGGAGATATTGAAGAAGTTCAGCGATTAGTGGAATTTGGAGTGAGTGTGAACGCACAAAACGAAATCAACGGCTGGTAAGCATTTAACAAGTGAACCACATCGACAATTTCTGGTAATACAGTTCACACCTTTTTAAAGTAACTTATGTATTAAGTTTGGAGtgaagtttcttttaaaaaaaatcttattgctAGTGATTCCTTTTAATTACTAACACTGAATTAATTACTAATACTTGTTACTGTTCACCATTGTCAGATTAAATATACATGTCTTTCTGGGGGTAGGGGGAGGTGATTATTTAGTTTCCTATTCGTTTAGTAGTCTGGAAGCttatatttatgcattttttaatccTTGATGAATAATACTTTTTGtagattgtttttaagtgtttttatctaatgtgaactgcccagagagcttcggctatggggcggtatacaaatgcaattaaataaataaataaataatacagggtTGAAGTTCATTTGCTATGTTTGGATGAACACTACCAGGTGTAAGCCCAACTAcagtcagacttacttctgagtaaacatacatacataagatCACACTTCagactgtaaataataataataataataataaatatatttatttcttaccagcctctccctttggattgaggcagggaacaacattagtcaTGTAAAATTAAGTATGTCAAgcattacattttttattatgCATTCCAGCTTTAAAAGTTTATATCAATCATATTAGAAGTGTCTCCGTCACACTTCAGAAGAGATATATAATTAAAGCAACATTGtaagtttaaaaatgaaatttaggGATTTGCCTACTTGTATGATCACAAGTGGGATTTCTCTTTTGTTGACTTTTGTGAAGTGTATCTGATATTTTACAGATTCCCAAACCTTATTATATTAACTGTGTTGTTGAATATTTCCTTGATAAAAGCTTTCAGAAGGTAAAGGTATCAATCCTCACTTTGTGCAATATGCCTTacattgtgtgttctttttccccaagttataaaattaataataaatataataataaataaaaatgtatttttggtCTGTATTGGGACATGTACGTGGTCctgaaaaggaaataaatgaaacaaaggaAGTTCTGCCTGTGGTACTAAAATTATTTTGAGTGAATTTTGTTCAAGTCAGAGAGTGATTCCAAAACTTTGTAGAAAACAATAGTAGATGAAATAACTATTGACAAGCACACTGGAGGCAAAAAAAATTCTAACTCTAAATGCGTGGTTATAAATTAACTGTCGCTGGTTAAGTTCTCTTAGAAAGGAGATTGCAGCATTATAGTTCAGTAAACTTCAGCAATCTCAAGATCATTATAGTGAGCAAGTTTGGTAGAAAATAAAGGAAAAGCATAGCACTGGTTAGATCTACATGGCTATTGACCATTTTAAGAAAGTTAGACTAATAAACCTCAGACTCAAACAAAATTACTCATATAGCTATGAAACAGAATTGCTTTATATCTGAAATTGTTTTCCTATGCAATGGGATGTggctacgttgttgttgttgtttagcatttttttccttaatgggatGAGTAGAGACCACACTGCAGTGATGTACTAGAAAGAGTGTTGAATTTAGACCAAGGAGACTTACATCAAATCTCTGCACATCCAGCAATCTCACTGTATGGTCTGACACTCAGCATAATCTAGTCCACTGGGTGGCTCTAAGGCAGGGGCAGGCAACGTGATGCCCACAGGCACCAGTTTGGCCCTGCTGCCTGTGCAAGGTGCCCAGCCCCtctcactatttttttttaaagacacattttcttactagctgtcagttcaaaggagttgtttagtgtgttggattTCAGAACCGCCCCCTGCTTTGTACTCAGTCGTTTGGGTAGTTTATTTGCCCTTTGCcatgcttcccatggcagccattttgtagtggtgtgCAGGACAgtttgccaaatgtgcccacaagccCCAAAAAGTTCCCTATCCCTGTTCTAAGGATAATAAATAGGATAATCAAGTGTATGCTGATCCACACAAAGGAGAGGGTACAAGTGTGTTAAACAAAGAAACAGCAATCCTGCAGGATAAAAAGGGGGCCATGCTGGAGAAGGTTATTCTGCTGAATTTTCATGATCCAATCTCACTAGCAGAATTACTTACCCTCCCTGGAGGCTGACTGAAAAGGGGCAAGGTAGTGATTCATACAAAGTTGCAGCAGGGGTCCTCCCTTGTGGACAGCTGCTTTGGGCTCACACGATCTCTATCATCATTCTCTCTTGTTTCTAAAATTCACAGGTGAGTGTGGATCCATATATGGCCAAAACAGCCCTATCCACACTCAAGAGGGAGGAATCTACctcttggggggaaaaacccaaggTTTGTTAAAGTATAGAATTTTTTAGGAAAAAAACTTAAGGCGGCAGGGGGAGGGTGGAACCTGTAAATCAGCCCAATGAGGAtggagccttctcagtggccatggaatgctgactgactgttttTAGGGAGGTGGACAGAACAGTGAGAGGTGCGGAATTGAATGGAGAATCCTGGAGGAGGTAGCTGACCGACTGGAATACTGAACAGCAGcaccccacactgcaacattttgttgcaggtcccacttgtctgTACTAATAATATGCTGAGGTTATCAAGTAACTATCCATTTGGAAGCAAAATGGAGTCATCTGTAAATACGATTGTAGTCTTTATATACTTGGACTACCTAGGCACATAGAGGTAAATAACTtcgtaaattaaaagaaaaagtaaagaatGCTCCCTCCCtcaaacagccctatgaagattTAGCATGCTCAGTGGTCTCCAGAAACTACAGAAAATTGTTTCAATTCCAAAAGGAAAATGGAACTCTGGAGGTGGTGAAGGAATTATAGTTTCCCAGAGGAACCCTGAACTTCTGTTGGTGGATGGTGAGAAtatactgtaacattttgttgcaggtctcacttgtttAGTTAAGTACTCATGGACACAAGCATTCACTCTGTCTTGATGCAGAGATTCAACAGAATCACTTCCCCTCAGGGGAGGCTGCTTGTTGTATCTCTACATAAGTCATTGCTTTGTGCTTCCTTCCAATCAGAACTATGAGTCAAGTAGTCAATGGGCTCCTCTGTGGGTGAGTCATAGTACTGCATCCTCCTGTGGAGGTTGTGTTTGCATGAGGCAGGGTCAGATAATTGTGTAAGCTCCAAAAACAAAATCGTTAAAACCGAGGATTAGGGAAGTGGATATTTTGTTTTGTCCCTCTTCTGCTAATATAGACCAATCCACCAAAATCTGTGTTAAAGTCTACTGGAGTAGAACAATAGAATTAtattttgcacataatgctatAATGCTCTGTGGATGAACCTCGGTGAACCTGAGCTAAGTGTCAGGTTTGAATGCTTCCCATCcactttcctctcctcctcttgtGGGGTCATTGGGAGGACCTCTACCAAGTTtggttttactttaaaaaaaaatttggtTTAGTGCagtctcccccaacttggtgccctccaaatgttgtggacTACATCACCTagtattcctgatcattgaccatactgactggggctgatgagagctgaagtccagaatatctggaaggcaccaggttggggaaaggtgttaAGCTTAGTGTTAAGTTTGAACCAAGGACCCTGGTTTAAAACAGTCAATTTCTAAACAagtcaacttcaaaccatgggttccaAAGCTGGTTTGTTTAACTCATCagtgtttgttttaaaccagGACTCCTGGTTCAAAGGTAACACTAAGCCAAGATTTTTTGAAAGTGAAACTAAGCTCTGCAGAAGTCCTCCTCCTGCCTGCACAGGTGGTGGATAAGGGCATGTAATCCCATCACTGCTTTGGAGCATAGAGGCTTATCCAAATAGcactaaattatggtttagcatcACATGTGAATGTAGCCACCGACTTTATCAACAATTTGCTCTCTATTTTACCTGCTGTGTATGTGTACATCAAGTGCATCTATTTTTTACGCTGAGATGCTGTTgggaaaataaagtaaaataaatgaataaataatttgtaaaaaaaattatgtATTACTTATTACATTGGTGAAATGTGCTATTTACACATTCTAAAAGTAAGCCTATTTGGGTGAAGTGTGCCTCTAAGTCCTAATTCAGCAAGCAAAACAAAGGTGTGTCTTGGTTATTGGAAGGTTTAAGATATGGGTTTATACCCTTGCTGCATAAGAACTGCTTTTAAAAGCTGAGAAAGTAGAAGCAAACAAATTTCCAGTGTCCTGATTTACATGTTCTGTAAATGCAGGGAAGGATTCTGCCATTAGGTGTCACCATAGTAATATCAATAGGAAACACAAGTAGAAATGTAGCAAAACCGCTAAGTTTAAGGTAGGCTGTCATCATTGTTCACTAAAGCCGTTCAAAATAACCTCTTCTTTTGTGTAGTGTGGCTTTTTCAATTAGCTCTTATGTTTGCCTTGTGCAGGACTTGCTTGCATTGGGCCTGCAAACGGAACCATGCTCAGGTGGTATCATACCTGCTAGATGCTGGCGCTGATAAGGAAATTCTCACAGTTAAAGAAGAAAGACCAGCCCAGTTAACATCAAAGAGGGAAATTAGGAAGATGCTGGGAGGTAAAATGATTAGATAATACTAATAACGTCAAAAATATTGGAATGACAGTGGACTGTTGGAATCCATAGTGATTCAAGGAAGATGAGGCAGCATGATCTCATTGTCTTGTAACTTTCTTCAAGCCCTTTTGAAAGAATTAGCACTAATGTCAACATGTATTGCATTGGAATAAGGAAATAATTAAcgcaaaaatatgcatttctggtCTGTGACATTTAAAACCGTGGTCCCATATTAGTCAATGGCGGGAGCATACAATTATAATTTTTCAATGTGTAATTGAATATGTTACTTCTCAGTAGCAGTCTCAAATAACTgcattttattatagttttagtAGTTAGACAATAAACTACTCAATTTATCTTTATATATACATATTAATTTTAATAAGTACAGTTTAGCAGGGCCTTCAGCTCCCCCTGCCTGCCCTAAAGTTGGTATGAAAATGTCATGTTGTGCTCACCAAGCTCCTTGTCCAATTGGAATTAGTCTTTATTTGATTagcacttttctttcttctgcagtggaagatgctgatGAGCTTCTGGATGTGACAAAAGATTCTGCCTTGCCCATTATCCCCAATTACTTGGCTAACCCACCTTTCCCTTACGTTTATAACTCCATGAGTAGCAGCACTGCCAGCACCTCAGCTTCCTCTTTGAATGGAAGACTCTCCCCTTCTTTAGAAGAGCACAATGAAGACAGTCCTACTTCTTTACCTCAAGTTCAGGGGCCTGGCATGTTGCAACATGAAAAGGCTTCCCCTGTAGGGTCTGAGGAGGATGCTACCAGGGCAGTGGCTATTGAATGCCCGGAGCCTGTAGTCCAGAATGGTCATGTTCGCCAGGTGCCTGTCCCTCCAAGTAGGACACTCTCTTCTCCAGCTGCAACTAAACTGCCTGAAACTCAGCAATCAAATGGCTCTTGTACTGGACCTGTTCCAACGTTCCAGCCCTTTTTCTTCACTGGAGCCTTTCCCTTTAGTAATATGCAAGGTAACCTCAAGTGATTTAAGCGATAAGCTTTTGGGATAATGAAGTCCCACCTTCTAGCGGAAATGACATGAACAAATTGTGCTTGGGTTTGATCAGAAATGGGTTCTTTAGGATACAACATTAATTAGTATAGATTTTTGAAACAATATTTTCCTTGGTTTGGGACACTTCTTGTTTTTTTCCAGTTGCCTCATACAATCCAAGTGTCAAGTCAAGACCTGTCAAATACAGTGATCTATAAGTGAAATTCACCACAGTTTGCTTTTCTGACTGGTAGTGAGAACAGTCACATTAGTATTATTCAAGCATTTGTCTGGATGTGTATAGAAGGGGGAGCAGGATCGTGTCTGCTCATGGCCATTGGCCCTGAGCACTGTACACATTTATCGTAATGTCTGAAAGAGCCTAGGCAGAGATAGACTCTGTGGGTGTAGGCTGTGTCTGCATAACTAGGAACCTGTTGAATAAGCAGAGTCCTCGATCACATGGACAGAGCTTACGCATGATGATTCTTTCAGAGATGGAGTGGAACCAGTCCTGCTCTACCCTTTACCCACATTCATGTAGACATCAGTCCTAGCTAATTATTTTTATATCCACACAAAGGATGATAGCTACCCTTGATTTACAGAACTTTTACCAATGGGTTATCAGTTATAGAAGCAGTGGTGTACGgccatcctttttttctttctttttt
This window of the Elgaria multicarinata webbii isolate HBS135686 ecotype San Diego chromosome 3, rElgMul1.1.pri, whole genome shotgun sequence genome carries:
- the ANKRD40 gene encoding ankyrin repeat domain-containing protein 40, translated to MTSAIEEKELQERLREAAALGDIEEVQRLVEFGVSVNAQNEINGWTCLHWACKRNHAQVVSYLLDAGADKEILTVKEERPAQLTSKREIRKMLGVEDADELLDVTKDSALPIIPNYLANPPFPYVYNSMSSSTASTSASSLNGRLSPSLEEHNEDSPTSLPQVQGPGMLQHEKASPVGSEEDATRAVAIECPEPVVQNGHVRQVPVPPSRTLSSPAATKLPETQQSNGSCTGPVPTFQPFFFTGAFPFSNMQELVLKVRVQNRTLKENDFIEIELDRQELTYKELLRVSCCELGVNPEHVEKIRKLPNTVLRKDKDVSRLQDFQELELVLSMSDNDFLFRNAAPTLTERPCYNKKASKLTY